From the genome of Sphingomonas sp. HMP6, one region includes:
- a CDS encoding IS1380 family transposase, whose translation MADDSGFSFTFPAIRGRKITAAFDGGRLTSDGGVLLLAQAERRLGIADRLAACIADPRDQGRVIHRVADILRARMLAISCGYEDANDLDALRHDPGFKLALGKLPGDPFGLASQPTMSRWENAPTTRELIRLTGTLVDLYCASYPVPPAAVTLDIDDTVDVVHGAQQLSFWNGHYGERCFLPIHVYDTATGRPVAMLLRTGKTPSGKEVAGHVRRLVRRIRRHWPDTRITLRGDGHYGRPEPMAWCEANGIDYIFGLPGNRTLHADPVIVREGDACATDRALQGLVELRRYAETRYAAKTWGNTERRVVARIEASSLGLDIRLVVTSLAEGSAERIYDTLYCARGQAENLIKLHKTQLKSDRTSCCSANANQMRLILHTAAYWLMWAVRHAMPATATLRTAEFATIRLRLLKVAARVVETTSRIRIAFASACPDAALFRSIALNLRTTGP comes from the coding sequence ATGGCCGACGATAGTGGGTTCTCCTTCACCTTCCCAGCCATTCGTGGTCGAAAAATCACCGCCGCGTTCGACGGCGGTCGGCTGACGTCGGACGGCGGCGTGCTACTGCTCGCACAGGCCGAGCGGCGGTTGGGGATCGCGGATCGGCTCGCCGCCTGCATCGCTGATCCGCGCGATCAGGGTCGGGTGATCCACCGGGTCGCCGACATCTTGCGCGCCCGCATGCTCGCGATCTCGTGTGGGTATGAAGACGCCAATGATCTCGACGCCCTGCGGCATGATCCAGGGTTCAAGCTGGCGCTCGGCAAACTGCCGGGTGATCCGTTCGGGCTGGCCAGCCAGCCGACGATGAGCCGGTGGGAAAACGCGCCGACTACGCGCGAGTTGATCCGTCTGACCGGTACGCTGGTCGACCTTTATTGCGCGAGCTACCCCGTGCCACCTGCGGCGGTGACGCTCGACATCGATGATACCGTCGACGTCGTACACGGCGCGCAGCAGCTCTCTTTCTGGAACGGCCACTACGGCGAGCGCTGCTTCCTGCCGATCCATGTCTACGACACCGCTACCGGGCGGCCGGTTGCGATGCTGCTGCGCACCGGCAAAACGCCGTCGGGCAAGGAAGTCGCCGGCCATGTTCGCCGGCTCGTGCGACGTATCCGTCGCCACTGGCCCGATACCCGGATCACGCTGCGCGGCGATGGTCATTACGGTCGGCCAGAGCCGATGGCCTGGTGCGAGGCGAACGGAATCGACTACATCTTCGGGCTGCCCGGCAACCGCACGCTCCACGCCGATCCCGTCATCGTTCGGGAAGGCGATGCCTGCGCGACCGACCGGGCATTGCAGGGACTGGTCGAACTAAGGCGTTACGCAGAGACGCGCTACGCTGCGAAAACCTGGGGGAATACCGAACGTCGCGTCGTTGCTCGCATCGAGGCGAGCAGCCTCGGCCTCGACATCCGCCTCGTTGTCACCTCGCTTGCCGAGGGCAGCGCTGAACGGATCTATGACACGCTTTACTGCGCCCGCGGCCAGGCGGAAAACTTGATCAAGCTGCATAAAACGCAGCTGAAGAGCGACCGAACCTCCTGCTGCTCGGCCAACGCCAATCAGATGCGGCTCATCCTTCACACCGCCGCCTACTGGCTGATGTGGGCCGTGCGGCACGCTATGCCCGCAACCGCCACGCTCCGCACCGCCGAGTTCGCGACCATCCGCCTGCGGCTGCTCAAGGTCGCCGCGCGCGTCGTCGAAACCACCAGCCGCATCCGCATCGCCTTCGCAAGCGCCTGTCCCGATGCCGCGCTGTTCCGATCCATCGCGCTCAACTTGCGCACCACGGGACCATGA
- the istA gene encoding IS21 family transposase, protein MFAVESYAAVRRFVFVEGHSRREAARVFGLNRETVAKMCRFSLPPGYTRKEPAAKPKLGPLLPVIDAILEADQTAPVKQRHTAKRIFERLRDEHGFAGGYTVVKDHVRLCRARGRETFVPLSHPPGHAQVDFGEAVGVIGGVRQKIHFMCMDLPQSDACFVKAYPRETTEAFLDGHVSAFAFFGGVPLSILYDNTTIAVAKILGDGKRERTRAFTELCSHYLFRDRFARPAKGNDKGKVEGLVKFSRANFMVPVPHAASFDDLNAMLEERCRARQRDRAGRHAETISERLVADRTALRALPAVPLEPCEKRSGRVSSMALVRYRTNDYSVPTAYGFQDVVVKGFVAEVVILCGGKEIARHQRCYGEGVFVADPLHYLALIETKPGALDQAAALQGWALPDVFQHLRHLLEARMGNRGKREFIQVLRLLEALPLDIVTGAVTHAIQIGAVGFDAIKLIALARIEQRPARLDLAAYPHLPRTAVKTTSAADYAVLAA, encoded by the coding sequence ATGTTTGCCGTGGAGAGCTATGCCGCCGTTCGGCGCTTCGTGTTCGTTGAGGGTCACAGCCGTCGGGAGGCAGCGCGGGTGTTCGGGCTGAACCGGGAGACGGTGGCCAAGATGTGCCGGTTCTCACTGCCGCCGGGATATACGCGCAAGGAGCCTGCAGCGAAGCCGAAGCTGGGGCCGCTGCTGCCGGTGATCGATGCGATCCTGGAAGCGGACCAGACAGCGCCGGTGAAGCAGCGGCATACGGCCAAGCGGATCTTCGAACGACTGCGCGACGAGCATGGCTTTGCCGGCGGATATACCGTGGTGAAGGACCATGTTCGGCTCTGCCGGGCACGAGGGCGCGAGACGTTCGTGCCGCTGTCACACCCGCCGGGTCATGCGCAGGTGGATTTTGGCGAGGCGGTCGGCGTGATCGGCGGCGTGCGTCAGAAGATCCACTTTATGTGCATGGACCTGCCGCAGTCGGATGCCTGCTTTGTGAAGGCCTATCCGCGCGAGACGACGGAGGCGTTCCTCGACGGGCATGTGTCGGCGTTCGCGTTCTTCGGCGGCGTGCCGCTGTCGATCCTGTACGACAACACGACGATCGCGGTGGCGAAGATCCTGGGCGACGGGAAGCGTGAACGCACGCGGGCCTTCACCGAGCTGTGCAGCCACTATCTGTTCCGCGATCGCTTCGCACGGCCGGCCAAGGGCAACGACAAGGGCAAGGTCGAAGGGCTGGTCAAGTTCTCGCGCGCCAACTTCATGGTGCCGGTCCCGCACGCTGCCAGCTTCGACGATCTGAACGCCATGTTGGAAGAGCGCTGCCGCGCTCGACAGCGCGATCGTGCCGGCCGCCATGCCGAGACGATCAGCGAGCGGCTGGTGGCCGATCGCACAGCGCTGCGGGCGCTGCCAGCGGTGCCGTTGGAGCCCTGCGAGAAGCGCAGCGGGCGGGTCTCGTCGATGGCGCTCGTGCGCTATCGGACCAACGACTACTCGGTGCCGACCGCCTACGGCTTCCAGGACGTGGTGGTGAAGGGCTTCGTCGCCGAGGTCGTGATCCTGTGCGGCGGCAAGGAGATCGCTCGCCACCAGCGGTGCTATGGCGAAGGCGTGTTCGTCGCCGACCCGCTCCACTATCTGGCGCTGATCGAAACCAAGCCCGGCGCGCTCGACCAAGCCGCGGCGTTGCAGGGCTGGGCGTTGCCGGACGTGTTCCAGCACCTGCGACACCTGCTCGAAGCGCGGATGGGCAACCGGGGCAAGCGTGAGTTTATCCAGGTGCTGCGCCTGCTGGAGGCGCTGCCGCTCGACATCGTCACGGGTGCCGTAACTCACGCGATCCAGATCGGCGCGGTCGGGTTCGATGCGATCAAGCTGATCGCGCTGGCGCGCATCGAGCAGCGACCTGCCAGGCTCGACCTGGCGGCGTATCCGCACCTGCCGCGAACGGCGGTGAAGACGACCTCGGCCGCCGATTATGCGGTGCTGGCGGCATGA
- a CDS encoding DUF4826 family protein, with translation MACFYSAPLAWNPTGVDTDRRWCAKQREQVIAYLSEEGFRAPAVGDWPAWHVTPVVSVWAVESIEHPGAVGWWAVSGDFPTDYIICSGDRNPRQALRDIGDRWGQAAARWLDEKPAEGFQLRNAAHEHELAPLLATRAQLFLDFAADDRNWEQ, from the coding sequence ATGGCCTGCTTTTACTCCGCCCCGCTGGCCTGGAATCCGACCGGCGTTGACACGGATCGCCGGTGGTGCGCCAAGCAGCGTGAGCAGGTCATTGCCTACCTGTCCGAGGAAGGCTTCCGCGCGCCAGCCGTGGGGGATTGGCCCGCGTGGCACGTCACCCCTGTTGTGTCCGTCTGGGCTGTTGAGAGCATTGAGCATCCCGGAGCCGTTGGCTGGTGGGCTGTTTCCGGCGACTTTCCAACCGATTACATAATCTGTTCGGGAGATCGGAACCCGCGCCAAGCGCTTCGCGACATCGGCGACCGCTGGGGACAAGCCGCCGCGCGTTGGCTTGACGAGAAGCCTGCGGAAGGCTTCCAGCTACGAAACGCTGCGCACGAGCATGAACTGGCACCATTGCTTGCAACCCGTGCGCAACTGTTCCTCGACTTCGCAGCCGACGACCGCAATTGGGAGCAATAG
- the istB gene encoding IS21-like element helper ATPase IstB, whose protein sequence is MPVGTMSGTPQVLLAHHLKQLKLPTVLREYDKVARECARDGTDHPRYLLRLIELELIDRERRTIERRIRAARFPAVKSFDTFEFTAIPSLNKMLVLELARCEYVLRRENIIALGNSGTGKTHVALALGLAACQKGFTVTFTTAAALVSQLLEARDERRLLKMQRDLAAVKLLIIDELGYVPLSPTGAELLFEVFSQRYERGSTIVTSNLPFEDWTQVLGSERLTGALLDRLTHHVSILTMNGDSYRLKQSAGRRRSAARAEQNQGTEIIDPETGEITDT, encoded by the coding sequence ATGCCGGTCGGCACGATGAGCGGCACGCCGCAGGTGCTGCTGGCCCATCACCTCAAGCAGTTGAAGCTGCCCACCGTGCTGCGCGAGTATGACAAGGTGGCCCGCGAGTGCGCGCGCGATGGCACCGACCACCCGCGCTATCTGTTGCGGCTTATCGAGCTCGAGTTGATCGATCGCGAACGGCGCACGATCGAGCGGCGCATCCGCGCGGCACGGTTCCCGGCGGTGAAGAGCTTCGACACGTTCGAGTTTACCGCGATCCCGAGCCTCAACAAGATGCTCGTCCTGGAGCTTGCCCGCTGTGAGTATGTCCTGCGGCGAGAGAACATCATCGCGCTGGGCAACAGCGGCACGGGCAAGACGCATGTCGCGCTCGCCCTCGGTCTGGCCGCCTGCCAGAAGGGCTTTACCGTGACGTTCACGACCGCCGCCGCGCTGGTCAGCCAGCTGCTGGAAGCGCGCGACGAACGGCGCCTGCTGAAGATGCAGCGCGACCTTGCAGCGGTGAAGCTGCTGATCATCGACGAGCTTGGCTATGTGCCGCTGTCGCCCACGGGCGCCGAGCTGCTGTTCGAGGTGTTCTCCCAAAGGTACGAGCGTGGCTCCACGATCGTCACCTCCAACCTGCCGTTCGAGGACTGGACCCAGGTGCTCGGCAGCGAGCGGCTCACCGGCGCGCTGCTCGACCGGCTCACTCACCACGTCAGCATCCTGACGATGAACGGCGACAGCTACCGGCTGAAGCAGTCCGCCGGCCGTCGACGCTCGGCCGCAAGGGCAGAGCAAAACCAGGGCACCGAGATCATCGACCCCGAAACCGGCGAGATCACCGACACCTGA
- the istA gene encoding IS21 family transposase: protein MRRVREMMRYRFEQELGYKAISLRVGAVPSTVRATLKRVADAGLRWPLDETLGDAALEASLYRDAGKKTGHRRCPEPDWAQVHRELKRKHVTLQVLWDEYIAEHPTGYRYSRFCDLYRGWAMKLPVTMRQNHAPGDKLFVDYAGDKIAVVIDRLTGEVRDAHIFVAVLGASSLTYAEGSWTETLPDWLAAHTRALAMFGGAPALFVPDNAKVAVIKACLYDPQVNRSYAEMAAHYYSTVLPTRPRRPRDKAKVEAAVLIVERWLFGRLRRRIFYSLAELNAAIAGLLAELNDRRVLRRVGQTRRQLFEEIDRPALKPLPAEPYVYAEWRRRRAGLDYHVEIERHYYSVPYRFAREPIEARITAATIELFHKGERIAAHMRGSGNGRHTTIPEHMPSSHRRFADWTVERIARDATAIGPCTALLCEKILVERRHPEQGFRACMGIMRMTRSFGAKRIEAACSRALDIGALTYGSVRSILDKNLDQIPSSPPVESPPVDHPNIRGSRYYH, encoded by the coding sequence ATGCGACGTGTCCGCGAGATGATGAGATACCGGTTCGAACAGGAGCTGGGATACAAGGCGATATCGCTGCGCGTGGGTGCGGTGCCCTCGACGGTGCGGGCGACCTTGAAGCGTGTCGCGGATGCGGGACTGAGATGGCCGCTGGACGAGACGCTCGGCGATGCTGCGCTGGAGGCATCACTCTACCGCGATGCGGGCAAGAAGACCGGCCACCGCCGCTGTCCCGAACCCGACTGGGCGCAAGTTCATCGCGAGCTGAAGCGCAAGCATGTCACGCTGCAGGTGTTGTGGGACGAGTATATCGCCGAGCATCCGACCGGCTATCGCTACAGCCGATTCTGCGACCTGTATCGCGGCTGGGCGATGAAGCTGCCGGTTACGATGCGTCAGAACCATGCGCCGGGTGACAAGCTGTTCGTCGATTATGCGGGCGACAAGATCGCGGTGGTGATCGACCGACTGACGGGCGAAGTGCGTGACGCGCATATCTTCGTGGCGGTGCTGGGGGCGTCCAGCCTGACCTATGCCGAGGGAAGCTGGACCGAGACGCTGCCCGACTGGCTGGCGGCGCACACGCGCGCGCTCGCAATGTTCGGCGGTGCGCCGGCGCTGTTCGTGCCCGACAATGCGAAGGTCGCGGTGATCAAGGCTTGTCTTTACGATCCGCAGGTCAACCGCAGCTATGCCGAGATGGCGGCGCATTACTACAGCACGGTGCTGCCGACGCGGCCGCGCCGCCCGCGCGATAAGGCAAAGGTCGAAGCTGCCGTGCTGATCGTCGAGCGCTGGCTGTTCGGACGCCTTCGGCGTCGGATCTTCTACAGCCTGGCCGAACTGAACGCCGCGATCGCCGGGTTGCTTGCCGAGTTGAACGATCGGCGCGTGCTGCGCCGGGTTGGGCAGACGCGTCGTCAGTTGTTCGAAGAGATCGACCGGCCCGCGCTGAAGCCGCTGCCAGCCGAGCCCTATGTCTACGCCGAATGGCGGCGCAGGCGCGCAGGACTCGATTATCACGTCGAGATCGAGCGGCATTATTACTCCGTCCCATACCGCTTCGCACGCGAGCCGATCGAAGCGCGGATCACCGCGGCGACCATCGAGCTGTTCCACAAGGGCGAGCGGATCGCCGCGCACATGCGCGGCTCGGGCAATGGCCGCCATACCACGATCCCGGAGCATATGCCCTCGTCGCACCGGCGCTTTGCCGACTGGACAGTAGAGCGGATCGCGCGCGATGCGACCGCGATCGGGCCATGTACGGCATTGCTGTGCGAGAAGATCCTCGTTGAACGGCGCCATCCCGAGCAGGGCTTCCGGGCCTGTATGGGCATCATGCGCATGACGCGCAGCTTCGGTGCCAAGCGGATCGAAGCGGCTTGTTCGCGCGCGCTCGATATCGGTGCGCTCACCTACGGCTCGGTCAGATCGATCCTCGACAAGAACCTCGACCAGATCCCGTCATCGCCTCCGGTTGAGAGCCCGCCGGTCGATCATCCCAACATCCGGGGCTCACGCTATTATCACTGA